A section of the Methanoregula formicica SMSP genome encodes:
- a CDS encoding HepT-like ribonuclease domain-containing protein: MSKREVKLYLTDIDDAVSAIQSYTKDMTYEQLLVDRKTREAIILNFVVIGEAIKKIPQEVIDRHPEVPWKEFAGMRDKMVHGYFMISPAIIWETSRHDLAPLADAVKVLLRENA, from the coding sequence ATGTCTAAGCGTGAGGTGAAACTCTACCTTACGGACATTGACGATGCTGTCTCTGCGATCCAGTCCTACACAAAGGACATGACATACGAGCAACTGCTCGTTGACCGGAAAACCCGCGAGGCAATCATTCTCAATTTTGTCGTAATCGGGGAGGCCATAAAAAAGATCCCGCAAGAGGTTATCGATCGCCACCCGGAGGTTCCCTGGAAAGAGTTCGCGGGAATGCGGGACAAGATGGTGCACGGCTATTTCATGATCAGCCCAGCGATCATCTGGGAGACGAGCAGGCACGATCTCGCTCCGCTTGCGGATGCCGTGAAGGTGCTGCTCCGGGAAAATGCGTGA
- a CDS encoding winged helix-turn-helix domain-containing protein yields MKQILWWLIAGSRGGLNRARIIMALQKRPYNANQLTQLSGLDYKTVRHHLDVLKKHHVITATGEDYGTMYFLSETMKTSFDDFLAIWKQVDIPGEAQEE; encoded by the coding sequence GTGAAACAGATACTCTGGTGGCTGATCGCCGGGTCGAGAGGCGGACTGAACCGTGCCCGCATCATCATGGCGCTCCAGAAGCGGCCGTACAATGCCAACCAGCTGACGCAGCTATCCGGCCTTGATTACAAGACCGTCCGCCACCATCTCGATGTCCTGAAAAAACACCACGTGATCACCGCGACAGGTGAGGATTACGGGACCATGTATTTCCTGTCGGAGACGATGAAAACCAGTTTTGATGACTTCCTTGCGATCTGGAAGCAGGTCGATATCCCCGGGGAAGCACAGGAGGAGTAA
- a CDS encoding nucleotidyltransferase family protein: protein MRYTRQDILSSLKKLKGDVAREYSVKTIGVFGSVARDEQTGTSDIDLLVEFSKPVGFVTFMRLENFLSEKLGTQVDLVTSDSLKPVIRQDILAEVIYV from the coding sequence ATGCGATACACCCGGCAGGATATTCTCTCCTCCTTAAAAAAACTCAAAGGAGATGTTGCAAGAGAGTATTCGGTCAAGACAATCGGGGTGTTTGGCTCAGTTGCCCGCGATGAACAAACGGGCACAAGCGATATCGATCTGCTGGTGGAGTTCTCAAAGCCGGTGGGGTTTGTCACCTTCATGCGGCTTGAAAATTTCCTCTCCGAGAAACTCGGAACGCAGGTGGATCTGGTGACTTCAGATTCCTTAAAACCGGTGATCCGGCAGGATATACTCGCCGAGGTCATCTATGTCTAA
- a CDS encoding TIR domain-containing protein — MENKKTIETKDINRVPPKEKLTQKRNPISQSIIPMYSLERSLEIAKVICDQFAAKGGEPHLIAKTMNLSPTSNTWRMLTGSAIAYGITQGGYKVPEITITPLGKSIIIPTEDGEKENALVTAVLKPKIINDFFKKYDKAKLPTKDIGKNVLFSLGIPQERTENAFDVIVENGKFCGIITETKTGYYISVTTKPTTKNHDDHESLKDSTILDTEMEDSGVVQAVQKISEKYSPVKTECVEKVKNNRVFISHGKNKQIVDQLKEIIKFGKYEPIISVERESTSKPVPDKVLDDMRSCFAGVIIINNEGELIDQTGKTHKKINDNVLIEIGAALALYGRNNILLVQNGITLPSNLQGLYRCEYEGEVLDTKALIKLLTTFNEFS, encoded by the coding sequence TAAAAAAACAATTGAAACAAAGGACATTAATAGAGTCCCTCCTAAAGAAAAGTTGACTCAAAAAAGAAATCCTATTTCTCAATCAATTATCCCAATGTATTCTCTTGAGCGATCCTTAGAGATTGCCAAGGTAATTTGTGATCAGTTCGCGGCGAAAGGAGGCGAACCTCATTTAATCGCTAAAACTATGAATTTATCTCCTACTAGTAATACTTGGCGGATGTTGACAGGTTCAGCTATTGCTTATGGAATTACTCAAGGGGGCTATAAGGTACCAGAAATAACGATCACACCTTTAGGCAAATCAATAATTATTCCTACTGAAGATGGGGAAAAAGAAAATGCCTTAGTGACTGCAGTTCTAAAGCCTAAAATTATCAATGATTTTTTCAAAAAATACGATAAAGCAAAATTACCTACTAAAGATATTGGTAAAAATGTCTTATTTTCATTGGGAATTCCGCAAGAACGAACGGAAAATGCATTTGACGTTATTGTAGAAAATGGAAAGTTTTGTGGAATAATTACTGAAACAAAAACAGGATACTATATCTCTGTAACTACTAAACCGACCACAAAAAATCATGATGATCACGAATCGTTAAAAGATTCGACTATTCTTGATACAGAAATGGAGGACTCCGGTGTAGTTCAAGCTGTTCAAAAAATTTCCGAAAAATATAGTCCGGTAAAAACAGAGTGTGTCGAAAAAGTAAAAAATAATCGTGTTTTCATCTCACATGGGAAAAATAAACAAATTGTTGATCAATTAAAAGAAATCATAAAATTTGGAAAATATGAACCAATTATTAGTGTGGAGCGGGAATCAACATCAAAACCCGTTCCTGATAAAGTTCTCGATGATATGAGATCTTGTTTTGCTGGTGTAATCATAATCAATAATGAGGGAGAATTAATCGATCAAACTGGCAAGACACATAAAAAAATTAATGATAATGTATTAATTGAAATAGGAGCCGCCTTAGCCCTGTATGGACGTAATAATATTTTATTGGTTCAAAATGGGATAACACTGCCATCTAATTTACAAGGATTATATCGCTGTGAATATGAGGGAGAAGTTCTGGATACAAAAGCTTTGATAAAATTATTAACAACGTTTAATGAGTTTTCATAA
- a CDS encoding transglutaminase domain-containing protein, whose translation MIIWVITEQNTVTDSLNDYFAIKYQSEIKPQSEIEINRIVNEAKQISNLSERFDKIAEWETKNFTDIYWHGVSLKSMNPYANTYSYESKGKIRATRSSSVKAPYAEDPYWITYYKFGACGEESALFANVSNRTGIVSRPIILDLGHWEYGIVPVKTGNHVFLEVQLNNDEWYFYDPTVYGADHVLNESPCKNNAPCQNRWFGKPEQYSYFASWQVLRIYRGDTGEDVSDRYTRLSESIINAKRFFSSKYCLNVGMKSISLLKLSNIHIFKNNSHFT comes from the coding sequence ATGATTATTTGGGTTATTACTGAACAAAACACAGTCACTGATTCATTGAATGACTATTTTGCAATAAAATATCAGAGTGAAATCAAGCCTCAAAGCGAAATTGAAATTAATCGCATTGTCAATGAAGCTAAACAAATTTCCAACCTTTCTGAAAGATTCGATAAAATTGCTGAATGGGAGACGAAAAATTTTACAGATATCTATTGGCATGGAGTTAGTTTGAAGAGTATGAATCCATATGCCAACACATATTCATATGAATCCAAAGGGAAAATTCGAGCAACCCGTTCTTCATCTGTCAAAGCCCCTTATGCCGAAGATCCTTACTGGATTACATATTACAAATTTGGTGCATGTGGCGAAGAGTCTGCTCTCTTTGCAAATGTCTCTAATCGAACAGGCATAGTGTCTCGCCCGATTATTTTAGATCTTGGACATTGGGAATATGGAATTGTGCCGGTGAAAACTGGAAATCATGTTTTCCTTGAAGTTCAATTGAACAATGATGAATGGTATTTCTATGATCCAACTGTCTATGGTGCAGATCATGTTTTGAATGAAAGCCCCTGCAAAAATAATGCACCTTGCCAAAACCGTTGGTTCGGGAAACCAGAACAATATAGTTATTTTGCTTCTTGGCAGGTACTTCGAATTTATCGTGGGGATACAGGAGAAGATGTGAGTGATCGTTACACTCGTTTGTCAGAATCGATCATAAATGCAAAAAGGTTTTTTTCGTCAAAGTACTGTTTGAATGTTGGTATGAAATCCATAAGTCTACTGAAACTCAGCAATATACATATTTTTAAGAATAATTCTCATTTTACTTAA